Part of the Citrus sinensis cultivar Valencia sweet orange chromosome 2, DVS_A1.0, whole genome shotgun sequence genome, TaacattcaaaaataaatcctttataaaaatactaaaaatagaTTGCAATTGCATCCATCACAATCGTAGAACCAAGGCCGATTTCAAACATGCACATTATTGGGGTGCTTGTTAGGATGGATCCTGACAGAGATTGCAATGGCAATTAATAGAATTGTAATAAATACTGAAAAACGGACGACAGATGAAAAATACTATCGAATCCacgtgaaaataaaaaaacatatgaACGCTATCTGTGGAGATCAAGATTAAAATAGAAGCCGGGTTAACgtgtttttgaaaatgaagacTTGGTGAATCCACAACAGTTAAAGCTAACCCCAAAACTGTTTTTGATAAGACtagaaaatgatcaaaatcGTGCAGTAAAAATTGACACGGAAAAAATGGCGGGCTATGCATAcgctttttgtgtttttgacCACGGAGACATGATGTTGCTGTGGTaataaaagggtaatttttaaaaacctcccctgaggtttggacttgttgcaagaagatggcgagaatttatttatttgtaaaaaatctcataccgtcagttaactttaacattgactgttagttgactgtgcaaaaacaatattacccttaacaacagtttgtagacggaaataactaaaaaaaattaaaattattggctattttaccctctttaaattattgatattttcttaaagttcctacaagaaagataaaattaaaaatttgaaaaatcctctttaaattattgatattttcttaaagttcctacaaaaaagataaaattaaaaacttgaaaataaaatagttataatctttatctataatattgtaaatatttggaattgacaatgataaaattgtcaaaaaatagggtttgtgcttttcgcgccaacaattttaattttttttttagttatttccgtctacaaactgttgttaagggtaatattatctttgcaTAGTCAACTAAcagtcaatgttaaaattaactgacggtaggaaattttttacaaataaataaattctcgccatctacttgcaacaagcccaaacctcaggggaggtttttaaaaattacccgcTAATAAAAGTCCCCAATTCCCGATCCTTTgcatcttttttattttctccgTAAAATGTGAAAACTTCTCCTGGTGAGGAATGCTTTTAGTGAGAACGACTTAGGCGGGGTCCATTTAAAAGCGGAGACAAATCCGGGGACTACGAAATACGATGAAAGGCAGAtccattatttaaaaaggCTTTAAATACATTAACCATCTACATGTTTAATCTTGAAATAACGACCACATATGACATGATTGCTGACGATCAGTCCCTCCATAGTTCCATGGCATTGTCTGACTTAacgaaattaatttaattaagggAAGTAAGTTTATTTGATTTCTCAAAGACTTCACGgaattacaaataataaaactacaaacttttatataaaattttgttatataaaaCTAACATGGTGTgtttaaaatagttaaattaaatattttttggtcTACGTGATTTGTTTTTACGATAAAATCTCTtcataatcataatatttggaccaaattatttttttattttttattttttatgagaaAGTTATAACTTGATAGAGTTGtggttataaaaattattggaaaTATGTAAAGTTATCTGAAAAGTCTAAATGTTTGCATTctctttaatgtttttatcttaatataaccactataaatattatacaattatTTGGTAACAACTttgaagaataaattattatccCCAACAACTTTAGAAAAATACTTGATGATGTATTGAACCTtttatataacataatatatgAGTGTGTGTTTTGCAATGTAtgaataacaattattatgTGAAAGCAAGTATCTAAAAATATGATTTCGAAAAACTATAACTTATTTCAATACCTAAATTGggatcataatttttaatgacaataataGAGGTTATTCCgatataaaatattactataaaaaaatttattatatcattttatatttttatccaactaataaaattatgctaTGTCAATTTCTCCATGTACATTATGTCAAGTATTGTAATGATGAATTGCATAACATTATtagcccaattattttttaacaagcAGAGGCAAAGCTAAAGGTGGCCTAACGCAGGTtggcgaaaaaaaaaaaagttaactaCAAACTTACCTCtatagtataaaaaaaaaaaaaaaaaagctaaacCTAATTCGTTTAgtattaagtaaataatatattcatcCAAATTTCTAAAGTTTCTCTTTCATTATATTTAAACATTAGTAAGCGAATAAAAAAAGGCATATGGAGAAGAAACACGGAGGATGCAGAGACATACAAAAGGAGAGAGAGCTGTttcttcattcattttttaaattcctaACAGTTTGACTTGtattatatctattttatCAGCGAGGTGACATAGTTGAAAGAGTAATTGCATTAACAGAACAATGGTCTTCAGAATGTGATACGAATTGAGCAGAAACGACTCGGCTGAGAGAAAATGCCGGTTGGGTTGGTTTCGGAAGTGTCAGGATGTCACTTGCTAACATAACAGCCACAGAAGACATAGTAGGTCTGTCTATCGGATCTCCCTGAACGCACAACAATCCAATATGaatatatttcaataattcaGCTTGATCGCATGACTGTTTTACTACTGAATCCATCAACTCTGCTGCATGTCCTTCACACCATAGTTTCCATATCTGAAATTGATGTAGACAAAGATGATACGAGGGTGAGAGGGTATCAATCATATGATATGAGAGTAAGACAGTATCAACCGTTGgcagttatttatttttccagaaagaaagaaagaaagaaagagaaaattacataCATAAGCAAGGAGACTTGGACCATGTTCTGAGTGATAAAATCCAGTGCTCTTTTTCCCACTGATAATCTCCAGCAGAACAACTCCAAAACTGAAAACATCTGATTTCACTGAAAATATCCCTCCCATAGCATACTCTGGAGCCATGTATCCGCtgtgttgaaaataaaacaataataatatcaaaatgaaTGCCATAGAGAAAAACTAGCGGCATTTATTACGACCCTAGTTTAAGGTCATAATTAGCTAAAACCATACACAATACAATATGGGTTAGATGTGTTAATCcttgaaaacaaagaaatcaTATATAGATAGGAATATAATGTACTCACTATGTTCCAACAACTCTATTGGTATTAGCTTTACTTTGATTTCCACCAAATATTCTCGCCATTCCAAAGTCAGATATCTTTGGGTTCATCTCATGGTCGAGTAAAACATTACTAGTTTTGAGATCCCGATGAATAATTTTGAGTCGAGAATCCTCATGTAAATACAAAATACCTCGTGCAATTCCTTTAATGATGCTTATGCGTCTTTTCCAATCCAGTTGTACACTTCTCGTTGAATCTAAcaattaatcagaaaaataaaacatttagcATGATTAGAAGCATGCCTTGTGGCTTCAcgacaaaagtaaaacaaacggaggaaaaagaaaggcTTGGTACAGTTGTTGTTATGCTAGTAGTTAATTATGTTCCACAAACAGAGCAAACAGGACCACTTCCAACTTGGAAGGCCTAGTACAAACCagaataaagccaaaatatcCCAAATTATGCTTCTACTTATACAACTTAACAATCAGCAATCACCAAGCAATAAATGAAATGCAACTTGTCATGTGTACATTAGCTAATATTAGAAAGGGTTAGTGACAAACCAAAGAGGAAAACATCTAGGCTTTTATTAGGCATATACTCGTAGATGAGCAGCGATTCGTTTTCCTCCAAGCAGCATCCCAAGAGCCTCACGAGATTTTTGTGTTGCAATTTGGCAATAACTGTCACTTCATTCTTGAACTCTTGTAAGCCTTGGCCAGATGTTCTTGAGAGCCTCTTCACCGCAATTTCCTTGCCATCCGCTAATACACCCTGCAATTAAACTTCTTTTCATATGCATGGATTAATGTTGCAATTTATAGCTGCATTGGCATCACTTCATAGTTACCTTGTAGACGGGGCCGAATCCACCTTCTCCAAGCTTATTTTCTTGAGAGAAATCCTGTGTAGCCTTGACTATGTCGATGAGATCCAATGGAAACAGAGGAAACGCTTGAGATTCCTCCTGCTTCTCTCCATGTAGAAGAACATCATATGAGTAGTCGTTGCCAATTCTACCTTCTCCTGCTCCTATATTTGCTTTCTCTTCTGCAAGACAAATGGATTAACTTTACTTTCTAATATTAAAGAAAGGGAGGCGGGTGGAGTTGAAACTGTAGGCGCCGTTACCTCGGactcttttatttcttctccTGATTATacaccaaagaaaagaagtagACAGCAAAAATACTATGATCGCTGATGCAGCTTCCGCAATCGTAATCCATCTTTTACGAGTTTTGTTAGGTGCAGTGACGGTAACTGTTGGGGTGTCGACGAGGAAACGGTACAGCTCGTACCTTATAGAACAACTTGGGCAAAAAATTCTAGCCCCACGCTTTCCCTTGCTGCAGGTTGGAATTTGAGCGACAGCCGAGTTCAGGCAAACAGTGCAGTCCGATTTGGACAAATCTGGTATGCAATGCGCAGTAGTTTGAAGTGTATCAAAGCTAGAGATATTAACCGTTTGGGCTGCGTTCTTGGAATCACTTGAGGTTGCATTTCGAATTACATCATTGAACGTCTGATTCAAAATCTGAGTAAACTTATCAGGTTCTTTGGTGTAGTTTTCGTTTTGCACGCACAAGAATGGAGATGTCTCCAGAGTAGTGGCGAAAAAATTGTTAGAATATCGGACCATACAAATGTCATACCAAATGGTTGCTTCCTTGGTGCCGTTGCAGGATTCCACTAGGATATCGATTGCATCAAATATGCAATTTTGGCAGACCTGGTGAGAAACGTCAAATCGACAAAGAAAAAGACCGTAAACTTTGTCAGGATAATCTCCTACGCTTGCATTGCGGTAGAGTGAGTTGCCACCATCTTCGTGAAGCTTCCGGTTGAAGAGTTTACTGAGATTGTATACGTAGATGATGGAAGCAGTATTATTAGTGCCGCGTGGGCAGAATTTGTACTGATAGTCCGCGGGGTTGGCGACTTCAGCT contains:
- the LOC102630805 gene encoding cysteine-rich receptor-like protein kinase 10, encoding MPIIIRLLHLVSFLCLAMLMLRTSWDAEAEVANPADYQYKFCPRGTNNTASIIYVYNLSKLFNRKLHEDGGNSLYRNASVGDYPDKVYGLFLCRFDVSHQVCQNCIFDAIDILVESCNGTKEATIWYDICMVRYSNNFFATTLETSPFLCVQNENYTKEPDKFTQILNQTFNDVIRNATSSDSKNAAQTVNISSFDTLQTTAHCIPDLSKSDCTVCLNSAVAQIPTCSKGKRGARIFCPSCSIRYELYRFLVDTPTVTVTAPNKTRKRWITIAEAASAIIVFLLSTSFLWCIIRRRNKRVREEKANIGAGEGRIGNDYSYDVLLHGEKQEESQAFPLFPLDLIDIVKATQDFSQENKLGEGGFGPVYKGVLADGKEIAVKRLSRTSGQGLQEFKNEVTVIAKLQHKNLVRLLGCCLEENESLLIYEYMPNKSLDVFLFDSTRSVQLDWKRRISIIKGIARGILYLHEDSRLKIIHRDLKTSNVLLDHEMNPKISDFGMARIFGGNQSKANTNRVVGTYGYMAPEYAMGGIFSVKSDVFSFGVVLLEIISGKKSTGFYHSEHGPSLLAYIWKLWCEGHAAELMDSVVKQSCDQAELLKYIHIGLLCVQGDPIDRPTMSSVAVMLASDILTLPKPTQPAFSLSRVVSAQFVSHSEDHCSVNAITLSTMSPR